One Mangrovimonas cancribranchiae DNA segment encodes these proteins:
- the miaA gene encoding tRNA (adenosine(37)-N6)-dimethylallyltransferase MiaA, with protein MAQNIVINAAINYIMTKQKYLIAIVGPTAIGKTALSIKLAKHFNTEILSADSRQFFKEMQIGTAAPTPEELSKAKHHFIHNKSITDNYSVGAFEKDAISLLNNLFITKDVVVLVGGSGLYVDAVVNGLDDFPKVDTSIRETLNNTLKKDGLEKLQEQLKHVDLEAYNTIAIDNPHRVIRALEISLGTGKPYSSFLNQKNKNRNFNTIYIGLTADREIIYNRINKRVDIMVEEGLLNEVKTLHPHKTLNALNTVGYKELFKFLESEWTLDFAISEIKKNTRRFAKRQLTWYRKNPEIHWFDFETKPEIIFQTIEHIFSNK; from the coding sequence ATGGCGCAAAATATTGTTATAAATGCGGCCATAAATTACATTATGACTAAACAAAAGTACCTCATAGCCATAGTTGGTCCAACTGCTATTGGAAAAACTGCTTTAAGCATAAAATTAGCCAAACATTTTAATACTGAAATCCTTTCGGCAGACTCAAGACAGTTTTTTAAAGAAATGCAAATAGGGACAGCTGCCCCAACTCCAGAAGAGCTTTCTAAAGCAAAACATCACTTTATTCACAATAAGTCTATCACAGATAATTATAGTGTTGGCGCTTTTGAAAAAGATGCTATAAGCTTACTAAACAACTTATTTATAACTAAAGATGTTGTAGTTCTTGTTGGTGGGTCTGGTTTATATGTGGATGCCGTAGTTAATGGTTTAGATGATTTTCCCAAAGTAGACACTAGTATTAGAGAGACCCTAAATAACACCTTAAAAAAAGATGGTTTAGAAAAGCTACAAGAGCAACTTAAGCATGTTGATTTGGAGGCTTATAACACTATTGCTATAGATAACCCACATCGTGTTATTCGTGCCTTAGAAATTTCTTTAGGTACAGGAAAACCGTATTCTTCGTTTTTAAATCAGAAAAATAAAAACCGAAACTTTAATACTATTTATATTGGTTTAACTGCCGACAGAGAGATTATTTACAATCGAATAAACAAACGTGTTGATATTATGGTTGAAGAAGGTTTATTAAATGAAGTTAAAACACTTCACCCGCATAAAACATTAAATGCTTTAAACACGGTTGGATACAAAGAGCTTTTTAAGTTTTTAGAAAGTGAATGGACCTTAGATTTTGCGATATCAGAAATCAAGAAAAATACTCGACGTTTTGCTAAACGACAATTAACGTGGTACCGAAAAAACCCCGAGATCCATTGGTTTGATTTTGAAACTAAGCCAGAAATCATCTTTCAGACGATAGAACATATCTTCTCTAACAAATAA
- a CDS encoding response regulator transcription factor codes for MNEQEQKKILLVEDDPNFGTILKDYLLMNDYQVTHAKNGMEGFEKFKKDDFDLCILDVMMPYKDGFTLAKEIREKNTDVPIIFLTAKAMKEDVLKGYKVGADDYLNKPFDSEVLLMKIKAIMQRKATESVADSKQFEFQIGKFHLNSKLRFLTYDGGEQTKLSPKENDLLRLLALHENDLMPRELALTKIWRDDNYFTSRSMDVYIAKLRKYLKQDENVEILNIHGEGFRLVVNQEA; via the coding sequence ATGAATGAACAAGAACAAAAGAAAATTTTATTAGTAGAAGACGATCCAAATTTTGGAACCATTTTAAAGGATTACTTGTTAATGAACGATTATCAAGTAACCCATGCTAAAAATGGAATGGAAGGTTTCGAAAAATTTAAAAAAGATGATTTCGATTTATGCATCTTAGATGTTATGATGCCTTATAAAGATGGATTTACGCTAGCTAAAGAAATTAGAGAAAAAAATACCGATGTACCTATTATTTTCTTAACGGCAAAAGCCATGAAAGAAGATGTTTTAAAAGGTTATAAAGTAGGGGCAGACGATTATTTAAATAAACCTTTTGATAGCGAAGTATTGTTAATGAAAATTAAAGCCATTATGCAGCGTAAAGCTACAGAATCGGTGGCAGATAGCAAGCAATTCGAATTTCAAATAGGTAAGTTTCATTTAAATTCTAAACTAAGGTTTTTAACTTACGATGGCGGAGAGCAAACCAAATTATCGCCTAAAGAAAATGATTTGTTACGCCTGTTAGCATTACATGAAAACGATTTAATGCCACGAGAACTTGCGTTAACAAAAATTTGGAGAGACGATAATTACTTTACATCAAGAAGTATGGATGTTTATATAGCCAAGTTGCGTAAATATTTAAAGCAAGATGAGAATGTTGAAATTTTAAACATTCACGGCGAAGGTTTTAGATTAGTCGTAAATCAAGAAGCTTAA
- a CDS encoding HAMP domain-containing sensor histidine kinase, with the protein MSRKLFIILVLLMSLSLIGIIFVQAYYINNSIKNEEEQFTFNVKKALTYTSKAIEDREFREHMVKFEKMFSDGVVVDTTGYRELYFKTDDPGSDDVLIYRNSVLEENYKLSSSIFDIGLDSINIIKVLSERKTNIIRGNNIDAMMLDIGNLTRSKEVFYDDAYKDLSYRVPIHKRVSKAEINRFLKKKLAEDGVKLDYEFAIYSNNLATKVQTNDFELQKASTFGVPIFKNENDLNNYQLLVNFPNRNKFLHSSIIKMTLLSIIFTSIIVIAYTSALMQLLKQRKISEIKSDFINNMTHEFKTPIATINLALDAIKNPKIIDDKDKVMRYLNMIKDENKRMHAHVENVLRISKLEKNELNISKERVKLHDLIEDAITHVELIVEDRQGFIKTHLNADKSSVLANETHFTNVIVNILDNAIKYSPEAPKIDVYTENVGTNIILRIKDQGSGMSKAAQKRVFEKFYREHTGNIHNVKGHGLGLAYVKRIVDDHQGHISVESEKDKGSTFIIKLPLIS; encoded by the coding sequence ATGAGCAGAAAGTTATTCATCATACTCGTGTTATTAATGAGTTTATCGTTAATAGGCATCATATTTGTACAAGCCTATTATATTAATAACTCTATAAAAAACGAGGAAGAGCAGTTTACATTTAATGTAAAAAAAGCGCTTACTTATACCTCGAAAGCCATAGAGGATCGCGAGTTTAGAGAGCACATGGTGAAATTCGAAAAAATGTTCTCAGATGGTGTTGTGGTTGATACCACAGGCTACAGAGAATTATATTTTAAAACCGATGACCCGGGCTCAGACGACGTACTAATTTATAGAAATAGTGTTTTAGAAGAAAACTATAAACTCTCATCATCGATCTTTGACATAGGTTTAGATAGTATTAATATTATAAAAGTATTAAGTGAGCGAAAAACCAATATAATAAGAGGCAATAATATTGATGCCATGATGCTAGATATAGGAAATCTAACACGTAGTAAAGAAGTGTTTTACGACGATGCTTACAAAGATTTATCCTACAGAGTACCCATTCATAAACGCGTATCAAAAGCAGAAATAAACAGGTTTCTTAAAAAGAAATTAGCCGAAGATGGGGTGAAATTAGATTACGAATTTGCTATATACAGTAATAATTTAGCAACAAAAGTACAAACAAACGATTTCGAGCTTCAAAAAGCATCAACCTTTGGCGTACCTATTTTTAAAAATGAAAACGATTTAAACAACTATCAATTATTAGTAAACTTCCCTAATAGGAATAAGTTTTTACATTCATCAATAATAAAAATGACGTTGTTATCTATAATCTTTACCTCAATTATAGTTATTGCTTACACAAGTGCCTTAATGCAATTATTAAAGCAACGAAAGATTTCCGAAATAAAATCGGATTTCATTAATAATATGACGCACGAATTTAAAACGCCAATAGCAACCATAAATTTAGCGTTAGATGCCATAAAAAATCCTAAAATTATAGATGATAAAGACAAAGTCATGCGTTATTTAAACATGATTAAAGATGAAAATAAACGTATGCATGCACATGTTGAAAATGTATTAAGGATATCTAAACTAGAAAAAAACGAACTTAACATTAGTAAGGAACGTGTAAAATTACACGACTTAATAGAAGATGCTATAACGCATGTAGAGTTAATAGTAGAAGATAGACAAGGGTTTATTAAAACCCATTTAAATGCCGATAAATCGTCTGTTTTAGCAAACGAAACCCATTTTACTAATGTTATTGTGAATATTTTAGATAATGCCATAAAATATTCGCCAGAAGCCCCAAAAATAGATGTGTATACCGAAAACGTAGGAACAAACATTATTTTAAGGATAAAAGATCAAGGTAGCGGCATGAGCAAAGCCGCCCAAAAACGTGTGTTCGAAAAATTTTATAGAGAACATACAGGAAATATACATAATGTAAAAGGACATGGGTTAGGATTAGCCTATGTAAAACGAATAGTAGATGACCATCAAGGTCATATATCAGTAGAAAGTGAAAAAGACAAAGGAAGTACCTTTATTATAAAACTTCCATTAATATCGTAA
- the coaE gene encoding dephospho-CoA kinase (Dephospho-CoA kinase (CoaE) performs the final step in coenzyme A biosynthesis.) — protein sequence MIIVGITGGIGSGKTTVAKIFQEKYGIPVYIADDEAKRLMNDSKIIKQELIALFGEKAYKEGQLNKAYLSQEIFNDKSKLKKMNAIVHPRVAQHFKNWVDKQQAPYVLKEAAILFESGSYKQCDYVITVTAPLSMRVERVLKRDNTTKEKVQSIVENQWSDEKKIKLSNFVIVNKAFEKTREQVHETHSKILNLIG from the coding sequence ATGATTATAGTAGGAATAACAGGAGGCATAGGAAGCGGAAAAACAACCGTAGCTAAAATTTTTCAAGAAAAGTACGGTATACCAGTTTATATTGCAGATGACGAGGCTAAGCGTTTAATGAATGATTCCAAAATTATTAAACAAGAGTTAATAGCGTTATTTGGAGAAAAGGCGTACAAAGAAGGTCAACTAAATAAAGCATATTTATCACAAGAAATATTTAATGATAAATCTAAGCTAAAAAAAATGAATGCGATTGTGCACCCTAGAGTTGCTCAACATTTTAAAAATTGGGTAGACAAGCAACAAGCGCCATACGTTTTAAAAGAAGCTGCTATTTTATTCGAGTCTGGAAGCTATAAACAATGCGATTATGTTATAACAGTAACCGCACCACTGTCAATGCGTGTAGAAAGAGTGTTAAAACGAGATAATACCACCAAAGAAAAAGTGCAATCTATTGTAGAGAACCAATGGAGCGACGAAAAAAAAATAAAGCTTTCCAATTTTGTAATTGTTAATAAAGCATTTGAAAAAACACGAGAACAAGTCCACGAAACCCACTCTAAAATTCTTAACTTAATAGGGTAA
- a CDS encoding YbbR-like domain-containing protein, which translates to MIRIIRTKLISAIKSKRINVFLLFVVLSFITLLLLKLSNTYTKTITFNITKKEVPEAYVIVNDSSHALEITLKTNGFNLLQYYLSRPKVTVDFKNDITQTDSLYIWSKSTFFSKLNQQFDKDIELLNVTPDTLKFRFDKNEVKKIPVKLNSNISFSPGYDLFKPIVLDPDSIKVIGPQVLVDKIHAIETDSVTLLDVKNTQQKKVKLKLPKNANENLIFSNNTININIEVDKFTEGHLKVPVSIINVPENITLKYFPKKVNISYYTSLTHFKDIKPKDFLVVCDYNQINENQTILTPKVTRKPKQVRHVKVDQAQIDFIIVQ; encoded by the coding sequence ATGATAAGAATAATACGAACAAAGTTAATCTCTGCTATAAAGAGTAAACGCATTAATGTGTTTTTACTGTTTGTAGTCTTGTCTTTTATTACGCTTTTACTTTTAAAGTTGTCTAATACCTATACCAAAACAATAACGTTTAATATTACTAAAAAAGAGGTTCCGGAAGCCTATGTAATTGTTAACGATAGTTCACATGCTCTGGAAATAACATTAAAAACTAATGGCTTTAATTTATTACAATATTATTTGTCAAGACCAAAAGTAACTGTAGATTTTAAAAACGACATAACCCAAACCGATAGTTTATATATTTGGAGTAAATCAACTTTTTTTTCAAAATTAAATCAACAATTTGATAAAGATATAGAGCTGTTAAATGTAACACCAGACACTTTAAAATTTCGTTTTGATAAAAATGAAGTAAAGAAGATTCCTGTTAAACTAAATTCAAATATTAGTTTTAGTCCTGGATACGATTTATTTAAACCTATTGTTCTAGATCCAGATTCAATTAAAGTTATTGGTCCACAAGTTTTAGTAGATAAAATACACGCCATCGAAACAGATTCAGTAACTTTATTAGATGTTAAAAATACCCAACAAAAAAAAGTAAAGCTTAAGCTACCTAAAAACGCTAATGAAAACTTAATTTTTTCGAACAATACGATAAATATTAATATAGAAGTAGATAAGTTTACCGAAGGGCATTTAAAAGTACCCGTAAGTATTATTAATGTTCCAGAAAACATCACACTTAAATACTTCCCAAAAAAAGTGAATATATCTTATTACACGAGCTTAACACATTTTAAAGATATAAAACCGAAAGACTTTTTGGTGGTTTGCGACTATAATCAAATTAATGAAAACCAAACCATATTAACCCCCAAAGTTACCAGAAAACCAAAACAAGTAAGACACGTTAAGGTAGATCAAGCACAAATAGATTTTATTATAGTACAATGA
- a CDS encoding glycosyltransferase: MSEITYSFIIPVYNRPEEIKELLESFTAFKTEIPFEIVIVEDGSDNKSDSVIKLYENHLDISYYYKTNSGPGDSRNYGMLKAKGNYFIILDSDCILPNHYLNAVDKSLKTHFVHCFGGPDAAHKSFSKLQKAIDFSMTSFITTGGIRGSKRSVNKFQPRSFNMGLSKEAFLKTKGFGNIHPGEDPDLTIRLWRLGFDTKLIPEAFVYHKRRISWRKFYKQVNKFGLVRPILNKRYPETSKLTYWLPTCFMLGLVLAIILTFFECYIPLSAYGFYFALAFVLALAKTKHIGVAILVMFAICIQFFGYGIGFLKSTWLVGILSKSPERIFPNLFFKV, from the coding sequence ATGTCAGAAATCACATATTCTTTTATTATACCAGTTTATAATAGGCCAGAGGAAATTAAAGAACTTTTGGAGAGTTTTACCGCTTTTAAAACTGAAATTCCTTTCGAAATTGTTATTGTAGAAGACGGTTCTGATAATAAGAGTGATTCTGTTATTAAGCTTTATGAAAATCATTTAGATATCTCCTACTATTACAAGACAAATAGTGGTCCTGGCGATTCTAGAAATTATGGTATGTTAAAAGCTAAAGGGAATTATTTTATTATTTTAGATTCTGATTGTATTTTACCTAATCACTATTTAAACGCTGTAGATAAGAGTTTAAAAACCCATTTTGTACATTGTTTTGGTGGGCCAGATGCCGCACATAAGTCGTTTTCTAAGCTTCAAAAAGCGATAGATTTTTCAATGACATCATTTATAACTACAGGAGGAATAAGAGGAAGTAAACGAAGTGTAAATAAATTTCAGCCTAGGAGTTTTAATATGGGGCTCTCAAAAGAAGCGTTTTTGAAAACCAAAGGGTTTGGAAACATCCATCCTGGCGAAGATCCCGATTTAACAATAAGACTTTGGCGTTTAGGTTTTGATACTAAATTAATCCCAGAAGCATTTGTATACCATAAACGCCGTATATCGTGGCGTAAGTTTTATAAGCAAGTCAATAAGTTTGGCCTTGTTAGACCAATATTAAATAAGCGTTATCCTGAAACAAGCAAATTAACCTATTGGTTGCCTACATGTTTTATGCTAGGACTGGTGTTAGCTATAATATTAACTTTTTTTGAATGTTATATTCCGTTAAGTGCGTATGGTTTTTATTTTGCACTCGCTTTTGTGCTTGCTTTGGCTAAAACAAAGCATATTGGGGTAGCCATTTTAGTTATGTTTGCGATATGTATTCAATTTTTCGGATACGGGATAGGATTTTTAAAATCCACTTGGTTAGTAGGCATACTTTCTAAATCGCCAGAACGTATATTTCCTAATTTGTTTTTTAAGGTATGA
- a CDS encoding T9SS type A sorting domain-containing protein, with protein sequence MRKITFCFLVLCCVAFSWQSMAQCDFDGNQYPADPVILTNDGSAEEISGCNYFGEYSVVQNLNIGDEYVFDADGGYVTIIDGADGATVLANGASPLTWTATATDVEAHWAADAACGTDFSCHVTSVTNNDGAPGAEPDCATTPTPAVGATDVTVGNTTLSWMAPTTGPTPTAYYIYEYDDEFGTNPGLIGTVTTTSMDVTINVYETTIYWAAIPVNVSTEATGCDVWSFTTEATPPPPANDDFANAQAVTCGGNYTGSTDLATLDEDDAPDGFGADMDAPNVWFSYDSSVEGAADVTINLCPSDYDTSFLVYTGTSGNLTLVGGNDDNNVECTSGTRSYGSFTADGTQTYYIAVEGWNSTSTGIFDMTITCEASCTPAQANQDCASAIAMAVDGNANTVDNTCASVNPEQTSCDSFSSIADIWYTFEAPASGEVDIATTLGTATAAHVAVYNGACGTLGEEDCSSADEVSLSLTGLTAGETYYLQLWNNGSEEGTFDVTLSDPTMSIEDFGLSTLFTYYPNPVNNMLSLKAQSNISNVSVYNMLGQEVIRTAPNTVTNDVNMSELQAGAYFVKVTVNGTTETIRIIKK encoded by the coding sequence ATGAGAAAAATTACGTTTTGCTTTTTAGTGTTATGTTGTGTTGCTTTTTCGTGGCAGAGTATGGCACAATGCGATTTTGATGGTAATCAATATCCAGCTGATCCAGTAATATTAACCAATGATGGTTCAGCAGAGGAAATAAGTGGTTGTAACTATTTTGGAGAGTATTCAGTTGTACAAAACTTAAATATTGGTGATGAATACGTTTTTGATGCTGATGGTGGTTATGTTACGATTATAGATGGAGCAGATGGTGCTACAGTATTAGCTAATGGTGCTTCACCATTAACATGGACAGCAACTGCAACAGATGTTGAGGCGCATTGGGCTGCTGATGCTGCTTGTGGGACTGATTTTAGTTGCCACGTGACCTCAGTTACCAATAATGATGGCGCACCAGGTGCAGAGCCTGACTGTGCAACAACTCCAACCCCAGCTGTAGGAGCTACAGATGTTACTGTAGGAAATACAACCTTATCTTGGATGGCACCTACTACAGGACCAACACCAACAGCTTATTATATTTATGAATATGATGATGAGTTTGGGACAAATCCTGGGTTAATAGGAACGGTTACAACTACTTCTATGGATGTTACTATTAATGTTTATGAAACAACGATTTATTGGGCAGCTATTCCTGTAAATGTATCAACAGAAGCAACAGGATGCGATGTTTGGAGCTTTACAACAGAGGCGACACCACCACCACCAGCAAACGATGATTTTGCTAATGCACAAGCCGTAACTTGTGGTGGTAATTATACAGGAAGCACCGACCTTGCAACCTTAGATGAAGATGACGCACCAGATGGTTTTGGTGCCGATATGGATGCTCCAAATGTATGGTTTAGTTACGATAGTAGTGTAGAAGGTGCTGCTGACGTGACAATCAATTTATGTCCTTCAGATTATGACACCTCATTTTTAGTATACACAGGGACATCAGGAAATTTAACATTAGTAGGAGGTAATGATGATAACAATGTAGAATGTACAAGCGGAACAAGATCTTATGGTTCTTTTACTGCCGATGGTACACAAACATACTATATAGCAGTTGAAGGTTGGAATTCAACTAGTACAGGGATTTTCGATATGACAATTACTTGCGAAGCGTCTTGTACACCAGCTCAAGCCAATCAAGATTGTGCTAGTGCCATAGCAATGGCTGTAGATGGTAATGCTAATACCGTAGATAATACTTGTGCTTCTGTTAATCCAGAACAAACCTCTTGCGATTCTTTTAGTAGTATTGCAGATATTTGGTATACTTTTGAAGCTCCAGCAAGTGGAGAGGTTGATATTGCAACTACTTTAGGAACTGCAACAGCAGCTCATGTAGCAGTGTATAATGGTGCTTGTGGTACTTTAGGAGAGGAAGATTGTAGTTCTGCAGATGAAGTGTCTTTATCTCTAACAGGTTTAACTGCTGGAGAAACATACTATTTACAACTATGGAACAATGGCTCGGAAGAAGGTACATTTGATGTAACGTTATCAGACCCTACAATGTCTATAGAAGACTTTGGGTTAAGTACATTATTTACCTATTACCCTAACCCAGTAAACAATATGTTAAGCTTAAAAGCACAAAGCAATATAAGCAACGTATCTGTGTATAATATGTTAGGACAGGAAGTAATTAGAACAGCGCCTAATACAGTAACAAACGATGTAAACATGAGCGAACTACAAGCTGGTGCTTACTTTGTAAAGGTAACTGTAAACGGAACAACAGAAACTATTAGAATTATTAAGAAATAA